The proteins below come from a single Xiphophorus couchianus chromosome 20, X_couchianus-1.0, whole genome shotgun sequence genomic window:
- the dag1 gene encoding dystroglycan 1 encodes MCSEGGVGWLTGVRGHSGTLPRTRFWLLVLLLAAAGWTPRAARAELELDMLGGLVLLEAGGDGEELGADLEASMHSSLLQDFQEAMDSRRAVESGSVAASRQEAAAPAAFPDSSAAVGRVFQIKVPNKMEDVHLGDIVKVSEVGKDSLPAWLHWDGGSSILRGIPLEEDKGVHYISVTISNHTSSSSEEFSIEVHPDDHFDGDSSAPLSGPAAAEDPVQPFVCSNEEPVTVLTVILDADLTKMSSAQRVELLDRMRSFSGVELQGMKMLAVVNNRLFDMSAFMAGPGNAKKVVENGALLSWKLGCFLDRTTVPDINSVQGPAKDGSMSARLGYPVVGWHIANKKPQVPKRVRRQLNNTPTPVLAVLPPTTVAEPPVRIVPTLSSPSIAAPTESSAPPVWGPVPLPGKPTIRIRDPIAHTPTLGPPQPTKVVVTTSTVSVQPSMSRKIPVEATATPTIPPKKPPRKPPSTTPKTPSPKAPTASTPSSGVIDDPNNKKPVLRNPIDQVVALVGTYFEVKIPSDTFFDKEDGTTDKLRLSLKQNHKDVVGEESWIQFNTTSQLLYGLPDVQHIGKHEYFMQATDKGGRNAIDAFEVKVNRWPANDKTPVIFTARFEGEPRLITNNIHKKILLVKKLAYVLGDRNSSTVSLRNISKGSIVVEWTNTSLPQHPCPKEQLRNMSRTLGDANGRPSQKFKDYMGPDFSPQDVKVRGRASCRMHSFIPPAEVSIPVPSTVTPGLGSSRHSTDDVYLHTVIPAVVVAAILLIAGIIAMICYRKKRRGKLTIEDQATFIKKGVPIIFADELDDSKPPPSSSMPLILQEEKPPLPPPEYPNMASPETTPLNQEMLGEYTALRDEDPNAPPYQPPPPFTTPQEGKGSRPKNMTPYRSPPPYVPP; translated from the exons ATGTGCAGTGAGGGCGGTGTGGGCTGGCTGacgggggtcagaggtcacagcgGGACTCTGCCCAGGACTAGATTCtggctgctggtgctgctgctcgCCGCCGCGGGCTGGACGCCGCGTGCGGCCCGCGCCGAGCTGGAGCTGGACATGCTGGGAGGACTGGTGCTGCTGGAGGCGGGCGGAGACGGCGAGGAGCTGGGCGCCGACCTGGAGGCCTCCATGCACTCCTCGCTGCTGCAGGACTTCCAGGAAGCGATGGACAGCCGGCGGGCCGTGGAGTCTGGCAGCGTGGCGGCGAGCCGGCAGGAAGCCGCCGCGCCCGCAGCTTTCCCAGACTCCTCGGCGGCGGTGGGCCGCGTTTTCCAGATCAAGGTGCCAAACAAGATGGAGGATGTTCACCTGGGAGACATCGTCAAG GTGTCAGAGGTGGGGAAGGACTCGCTGCCCGCCTGGCTGCACTGGGACGGTGGCAGCAGCATCCTGCGGGGGATCCCTCTGGAGGAGGATAAAGGAGTCCACTACATTTCTGTGACCATCTCCAACcacacttcctcttcctcagaggAGTTTTCCATCGAGGTTCACCCGGATGACCACTTTGATGGCGATTCGTCGGCGCCGCTGTCCGGCCCGGCGGCGGCGGAGGATCCCGTCCAGCCCTTCGTGTGTAGCAACGAGGAGCCGGTCACGGTGCTGACGGTGATTCTGGACGCCGATCTGACGAAGATGAGCTCGGCGCAGCGGGTGGAGCTGCTGGACAGGATGAGGAGCTTCTCAGGCGTGGAGCTGCAGGGCATGAAGATGCTGGCAGTGGTCAACAACCGGCTGTTTGACATGTCGGCCTTCATGGCCGGCCCAGGAAACGCCAAGAAG GTGGTGGAGAACGGAGCTCTTCTGTCATGGAAGCTGGGCTGCTTCCTGGACCGGACCACCGTTCCAGACATCAACAGCGTCCAGGGTCCAGCTAAAGACGGATCCATGTCTGCCAGGCTGGGGTACCCCGTGGTGGGATGGCACATCGCCAACAAGAAGCCACAAGTCCCAAAGCGAGTGAGAAGGCAGCTGAACAACACTCCGACGCCCGTCCTGGCCGTTCTTCCTCCAACCACGGTGGCTGAACCTCCGGTCAGGATCGTCCCAaccctctcctctccctccatcGCTGCGCCCACAGAAAGTTCTGCCCCTCCGGTTTGGGGCCCTGTGCCTCTGCCAGGAAAGCCTACGATCAGAATCCGTGACCCCATCGCCCACACCCCGACCCTGGGCCCGCCTCAGCCGACCAAGGTCGTCGTGACCACCAGCACCGTTTCCGTTCAGCCGTCCATGTCCAGGAAGATCCCAGTAGAGGCCACCGCCACGCCCACCATCCCACCCAAAAAACCACCCAGGAAACCACCCAGCACCACCCCAAAGACCCCCTCACCCAAGGCCCCCACAGCCAGCACACCGTCATCTGGTGTCATCGACGACCCAAACAACAAGAAGCCGGTGCTGAGGAACCCCATTGATCAGGTCGTTGCTCTGGTGGGAACGTACTTCGAGGTTAAAATCCCTTCTGATACCTTCTTTGACAAAGAGGACGGAACCACAGACAAGCTCCGCCTGTCTCTGAAACAGAACCACAAGGATGTGGTTGGAGAGGAGTCCTGGATCCAGTTCAACACCACCAGCCAGCTGCTGTACGGCCTGCCGGATGTTCAGCACATCGGGAAGCACGAGTACTTCATGCAGGCAACCGACAAAGGAGGCCGCAACGCCATCGACGCGTTTGAAGTCAAAGTAAACCGCTGGCCTGCCAATGACAAAACGCCGGTCATTTTCACGGCCCGCTTTGAAGGAGAGCCACGGTTAATCACCAACAACATCCACAAGAAGATCCTGCTGGTCAAGAAGCTGGCGTACGTCCTGGGCGACCGCAACAGCAGCACAGTGAGCCTCAGGAACATCAGCAAAGGCTCGATCGTGGTGGAATGGACGAACACCAGCCTGCCGCAGCACCCGTGTCCCAAGGAGCAGCTCAGGAACATGAGCAGGACGCTCGGAGACGCCAACGGAAGACCCTCACAGAAGTTCAAGGACTACATGGGGCCGGACTTCAGTCCGCAGGATGTGAAGGTGCGGGGCAGAGCCAGCTGCCGGATGCACTCCTTCATCCCGCCAGCAGAGGTCAGCATCCCAGTACCTTCCACAGTCACTCCAGGCCTGGGGTCGAGCCGCCACAGCACCGATGACGTTTACCTTCACACAGTGATCCCTGCTGTGGTGGTGGCGGCCATTCTGCTCATCGCAGGGATCATCGCCATGATCTGCTACAGGAAGAAGCGGCGAGGCAAGCTGACCATTGAAGATCAGGCAACCTTCATCAAAAAGGGCGTGCCTATCATCTTCGCCGATGAGCTGGACGACTCCAAGCCGCCCCCCTCCTCCAGCATGCCGCTGATTCTCCAGGAAGAGAAGCCGCCGCTGCCGCCCCCCGAGTACCCCAACATGGCCAGCCCAGAGACCACGCCCCTCAACCAGGAGATGCTGGGGGAGTACACCGCCCTGCGTGACGAAGACCCCAACGCACCCCCCTACCAGCCGCCTCCTCCCTTCACGACTCCCCAGGAGGGGAAGGGCTCCCGTCCAAAGAACATGACTCCGTACAGGTCGCCGCCCCCCTACGTGCCGCCATAA